The Cucurbita pepo subsp. pepo cultivar mu-cu-16 chromosome LG05, ASM280686v2, whole genome shotgun sequence nucleotide sequence CTCCCGGCGGCGATATCTTCGCCGTCAAATCCGCCGAGGTTTCTCTCTCGCAATCTCTACAGAGAGAGCAAtgcttcctttcttctttagcCTCTCCGTATGTGGTTTTTAGTAGAGGCTGCGATGTCCGTACAGAACAGAGTGGCATCGTGATGTTCAATTTGTTCATGGAGTATTTACCCAACGGCTCACTCGCCGACGCGATTCGCCGCCGTGGAGGGCGGCTGGACGAGGCGGCGATCGGAAATTACACGCGGGACTTACTACAGGGATTACAGTACATTCATTCAAAAGGCTTAGTACATTGCGACATTAAAGCCCGAAACGTTTTGATTGGCCGAGACGGTAAGGCGAAACTGGCGGATTTCGGATGCGCCAAGTGGGCGACCCAGACGGAAGTAATCGGCGGGACGCCCCTGTTTATGGCGCCTGAAGTGGCTCGTGGTGAGCACCAAGGACTCGCCTCCGACATTTGGTCAATTGGGTGTACAATCATTGAAATGGCCACCGGCGGCGGCTCGCCATGGCTGAACACAACCGACAACGACCCAATTTCCGCCCTGTATCGAATTGGGTATTCCGGCCAGTCGCCGGAAATTCCATCTTTTTTATCCCAGAAAGCGAAGGATTTTTTAGAGAAGTGTTTTAGGAGAAACCCAAAAGAGAGATGGACGGCGATTCAGCTTCTAAATCACCCATTTTTAAGGGAAGTGAATTCCATTTCCACCGGAAAGAAAATCCGGGAAGTTGATTCAGATTCTCCGACGAGTGTTGTAGAACAGGGGATTTGGAGATCAATTGAAGAATCCAGATTTTTCCGACCCAGTTGGTCGCCGACAGAGCAGATCCGACGGCTGGCAATGGATTCAGGGGAGGCGAGATGGACAGAGGATGAGAATTGGACGACGATCCGAAGCGAAGAAGTGGGTGAGGAAGAGAGAGGCGGTGGCGGCAAAGGGTGGTTGGCAATGGCAATGGAATTCATAGATAAGAAGAATGTTAGGTGTAGAATTAGTAGAAATGATTTGGCGGACAATAGTTGTACGAACATCATTAGTGTTgttcataataatattaatcatCTCTGTTTTCTTACCCATAAACATAAATTTGTTCCTTTAATCCCAAGTTTATTATgatattcaatttatttaaatttgttccCCACATTCCCCTGCATCCTCTATGATATGATCATATTCCTTACTCTTCGCgtctaagagtgaaaattatcCTTACTCTTCGCgtctaagagtgaaaattatcTCAACAGCTCAGTACAAGTACTTccaaaatcttttattttcactcaGGTGcatcttcaaaaaaaatttaagaggtcacccaatataaaattgtttaaaagtAAAGCATATATGAAATTTCTATTATAAGGTACATCTTGTTATTTGTAATTCTTTTAACCATTTCTTAGCGATCATATCTTCACGGTATGCTACCAGCTTCAACGTTGGTTCATCCCTACGTTACATTCTACTAGTTTGAATCCTATATATGGAGCGTTACActaatttatttagtattgaaagtgaagaaaaagatgagaaTGAAAAGGGAAACTTTTATGGAATTAGGTCAACAGAAAAAACCCAGACAGAATCATTGAAAAGTTAGAAGCTTTGGaaaacaaaagggaaagagGAATGCCTAACTCCCATGGCATCCACCGTCGGTTGAAGCTCAAGAAAGGAAGCCATGCCATGCCATGTGTGTCTTAATTACTGCGCATTGCCCAACACTCTACTTTGTCTCTTTTCTGTTTggcctttttgtttttttttttttttaatatttgaaagttttgaggataaaataaaaatttagagaaaaaaaaaaaaaaaaacagcttaaatacaatttattaattgaacTCAAGATTAAgctattttttaagatttaataaatgctcctttatatataaattattaattgcGTAGGGGTTGTGTcataaattcatcaaaattcaactAAGAATTAAATGTAAAGTAGGGGCATGAAATATAAAGCGTACTTAGATAAAAATACATtacttattaattaaataatttgaattacataaaaatttttttttttagaaattaaaccacattaaaaattcttaaattttagatgaccattaaatatctttaaattttacataCGTCTCATTAATACCTTAGaacccttttttaaaaattttgaaaccctttttaaaaaacttcgAAAGTACCCTTAAACAGAATTTGCTTGTTCCGACACGACACTCAGCTCTCTAACACCTTCGAATTGTCAGATCGTTCTTTGTATTTCAATGCTGCTTCCATCGACAAATGTACTGACATGACGACGTAGATATCCTGAACCTAGTCGAGTGCCCTTGAGTTCGAAGCTAGGTCGATGGTGATCAAGTCATTGGTGACAAAGATGGAGCCGCCGAGTTGGGTGAAGCTCCATGGCCTGCCTAAGACTCCGGCGACTGAGAAAACTACCGATTAACATGGATTTGTTAAGCTAGCCCTTCCGCCAAGTGAACTTAAACTCCCACTTTCAATGATAAACTAAGCTTTCAAAACATCATTCCATCAATTTTCCAGTTCAGTTTCATTTCACATTGATACAGATCCGACTAACCCGAGTCCCTCCGATTAAGTGAAGCGAAAATGCACCCTTTTCTTAGCCGTCCAACACGATGCGAAAAAGATTAGCACGACCTCGAAGAGCCATGGGCGATCGACTCCAGCTGATTCCGAAGATTTTGATTGTCCTCCAATAACCGATCATACTCGAGGAGGTACTCCTCAGATTGCTTTCTCAGGGCATCTGTTTCAGTTTCTGCATCAtttgcttcttttgtttttgcctCAACTTCAGATTCCAGTTTGGATATTGTGTTCCTCAACGTAGTTGACTCTTCTCCCAGGGCTTTAAGCTTCTCTGCACTTGCATCCTCTGTTGCTCGAATTCGCTTCTTTGCGACCTCCATTGTCTTCCGGAGTAGACGAAGCTCCCGGATGTAATGATGTAGTCTATCAATCATCAGTGCAAGAAACAGCAAGAACCCTGCAGGCCataaatgttattttcaaATCTAATATGAGCTACTCAAACAGAAGGATGGGAAGTAACTGCAAAAATGTAAGCAAATGGCTACAAAACAAGATTTATATGTCGAAATTCGGATCGACTGTATGATCTAGATtatcaaacaacaaaaatcagataagaacagaaaaattaggcttcaaaattcaaaggcCATCAAATTTTTTGCCAGCTCCAGGGACTATACTCTAGATTCGTACAGGTTTTCCTTATTAACTTACCTCTAAGTATTCTGAGCAATATTGTCTTCAAATGCTCCATTAACACCGAAATGCTTCTGAATAAATTTCCCTTCGAAATGATATTCCAGCGCATTTGCAAACACCCCCTTGTAATATATGATGTACAAGGAAGCCTCACATGAAGTGAACAACAGCTCAATATAAGGATAACGAGTAATGTCACATCAAAATCATTGAATCGAACAAGATCAGGGagcaaaattgaaataaagaagTTCAATTCTCTCCGTTCTAACTAGCTCAGGGACCAAAATTATTCATCTCCAGATACTCGTAAAGCCAACAattccaaaaccaaaacctAAGCATGAACAACATATTCACCGTAAAATTGACAGAAGAAGTACAAATTCCATCGGTAATAACCCTATCCAGAAAGCGAagatcaaagaaaaaacaaactcGAAAGAGATTAATTACCTATGAGAGAAGCTTCGAGTAAGTGATTGGACATAAGGACCTGATCCGTAGGATTAACCTCGCCGGTCTCAGTCATCCGATTCTGGATCTTAACCATGCTATAGACGCTAGAAAGAAGGAGAACGAAGACAGTTGCGGCGACTGTTTGAACAACGATTGGGGCTTTACCGCGCTTAACACGATCTAAACTCAAAATCACAAGCTTCCTCAGAGGCGTCCTGAAGAGGAGAGTCAAAATCAGAGCCATTTCGGCTGCGATTAAGGTGAATAGAAGCTGAATCATGTTCGATGCGAGTCAGTCTGCAAGCGGGCGTTGTAGCTTCGGGGAACCTTTACGGTGGTTTTCGGTGGAACCTTTAATGGAGTGTTCGTCAAAAGATACCCTACACCAACTGtaaaaaaatcgaatttcGCTTCTCTTACCACTCACAACGTTTCGCTTGCAGGGACGGCCCCCGTAACGGGCGGggaaggagagaaaaaaaaaattcaccgCAGTCAAACGGAGacagtaaatttttttttcttttcttttcttttctaaattaataaatatagttttgtatttataatttttaaaattttcaatatatttaatgattaatttaGTGAGTCgaacatatttaattttctactaataaagatatttctagaaaaaaaaatacattggATCtcaacataattattttccataaaaaatgtctcatacacaacattaaaatattttaagaataatacttaactaaatttttgtttaaaatggTGTTTTCCAATAATATATTGTCATTATTAccattattttagtttaataatatatagaaACAAGATTATGACCTTTTAACCGATATCATCCTTAATGCTAGagatttaaagatattttatttgattaaaaaagatGACATAAATCgaataaaaatcatattattcATAAAGTAAACCTCAAATTCCGAGGAAATAGGGTTCCAAAAggatcttttctttctttccaaagTCATTCATTAGTCGTCTGAGGAGTCTTGAATTTTGACTCTTAAGAATacgaagaaaggaaaaaaatcaataCATAACCTACTTAAAAAAAGTTTGTCATTACTCAGCTTTCCTATGCTATgcattcaaaaaaaaaatccaatattcctaaaacatttaaattttaccaaGCATGATCtacaaatcaatttataatgTGCATTCCTTTGTTAATTGAAACATAATTACATACCAATAGGattgaaatttcataaatacaaatttactAAAACTGTGAGTCAAACTtagtatgaaaaaaaatactgtGTATTGTTACTAATAGTatcaacattattattattattattggacTGAGCCTATGATCACACCACATGCTAGTTGATTGGAAGTTACATTTTTGACCTCCAAGGGAAGAtatgagttttgaaacaaacTAATCTATTAGGCCAATGAtctgaaattgaagaacattGATTCTCCAAATGCATACTCTAACGAGCAACGTCAACGGGATAGCAACCAAGTACCCGTAAAAATGTCGCATGTTCCTATGTAATGTTAGAACACAACATTAGAAGAGAAACTTCAGATGGAAAAAATAATTGGTATTAAGTTTCATTATACCCAAAGGCCTATGATATTCTTAACACACTCTTTCATGGGTGTACTCACAAAACTAATTTGATTCACAAAGCCTACCAAATGGATTGATCATAACGTTTAACAACAAACCTGCAAATGCCCCAAGACAAGCTGAGCACGTGGTTCGGCCATAGAAGCTTCAAAATCAATGTAGAACAAGTAGTCAAAGTACctgaaaatgttaaaagttgAAGGGAATCATCAATCCATACAGACATTTGAGACACATTGTGCTGCAATAACTATTAGTGAAGACCTTTCAAAGCCTGCTAAAGGTATACTTCCAAACGACAATGATAATGATACATACTTGGCACTACCCATGTTAGAGTCATCCACTACTCGTAAGGGGCAATTTCTTTGCGGTCGACTTTCAATCTAGTCATGCATGCAGAATTCTTATCAGTTTAGAGACAAATGGTACAAAACAAAGcttttagagaaaaattaaatttcattaacaGGTTGATGTAGCAATATACCTTTGTCAAATTTATATCTCTTAGTGCAAACAACGCCAAGACTTTGAACAAGACTCCAGGTCCTTCATCCAAAGTAAATACAATGCTTGTCTGCAACGAATAGAAGATTTGACTTCCAAGATTAATAAAGCTACGAGTTCAACAAATATGAGGCATTGTGATCAGCACGTATGAGATTGTGGCTTACTCTATAGGGTCTATCAGTTCTTGGAATGATTGGTTCCCTTGCAAGTACCAGATAACGAGTCACGTTACCTAAATCATCCTTAAgcacataattttatttaagacaAGCGATGGCCAAGTATATTAATCATATGTTAAGATGAGAtgagaacaaaagaaaactagAAAGAGGCAAAATATTTACTTGGATTCCTTCTGCAAGTATGTTTAAACCATATAACTCTGCAGCACGAGCACCAGCCACAACTCCAGCATCCCTGAGGTTGTTCAACGCTACATACTAGATACAAAATCAAGATGGAAAGCctgttttagaaaataaaccAAGTAGAAGAAAGTTTGTAATTGGAATTTAAACTAACATATATGAACCTGAGCTGCACCAGCAGTATCATCAACATTTTCTCGGACAACACCCAACCTATTCAGCGCATTATCGCTCAAGGAAAGTGCCTGGTCAAACCAACACTCaaatataattgatttttctaATGACAACATGTCGCTACTTTTTACTTCCAAAAACTcacttcattttcaaaataataccCAAATTCAAGGATATGATGCAACGGAGCAAACAACAGGAATAACTTCTTTAGAGGACGGTGCAAGATTGAATGCTAGACGTTCATGTGTCGTGAACATTCTATTACAATGACTACCATGTGAATTAAACACGTGAGACTGCAGTTATAAAGAAATAAGACAAGAATGGAATGAAAGTCTACACTTAACCTGTGGATGGCTAAGAACACGTTTCAACTGTTCGGCTCTCACACCTGGCAGAGCTAGAAGGCAGAGGTTGGTGGTTATCTGCACTTCACCAACAATATGTAGCCTGTGCCGAAGGAGCAAATCATAATTGCGATGGATGCTCCCACCTGATGAATTTTCAATCGGAAGAACAGCTTTATCAGCTATCCACAGTTCAACAGCCTgcagagaaaaataaagttatgACAAAGTATTAGTGGAGGACTTGAATTAAGTGAATTGAAGGCAAGTAAAGTCAAGACCAGTAATGTGGTCTACAATTTTCAATAATCACATGTGAtctttaaaaaacaaaacatcacAGTGAAATAGGTTAACCCACAAAGGAAAGCAGTTCTacatgttattttattttagcaGATAGACTAATAAACCTTGAATGCATCTTCAAACTCATTACAAGGAACACTTTCACAATTAGGGTATGCTGCAAGTGCTGCATCCTCACTATGTGACCCTGGCAACCCCTGCATTGTTAACTCAACAAATGAGAAAGAGtagataaaaattacaaaatagaTTGATGGGTTACTAAAAGATAAAACTGATTGGAATATTTGATAAACAAAGGTCGAAACTCAGTAAAAAAAGAGCAAAGGGCATAGATTCAATAATATAACTCATACCTTAAATGATATCCGAACCTTCT carries:
- the LOC111794384 gene encoding B-cell receptor-associated protein 31-like produces the protein MIQLLFTLIAAEMALILTLLFRTPLRKLVILSLDRVKRGKAPIVVQTVAATVFVLLLSSVYSMVKIQNRMTETGEVNPTDQVLMSNHLLEASLIGFLLFLALMIDRLHHYIRELRLLRKTMEVAKKRIRATEDASAEKLKALGEESTTLRNTISKLESEVEAKTKEANDAETETDALRKQSEEYLLEYDRLLEDNQNLRNQLESIAHGSSRSC
- the LOC111795566 gene encoding arogenate dehydratase/prephenate dehydratase 1, chloroplastic-like isoform X1, with protein sequence MMNFASGMALGDASSLWSLIPKTPPPAVALKLESRGGVLGLPASPMTCSIEAEKPPNRTTELQPSVEQPDGNIVWRSNKDIAPFARPLSVSSKSAYPDDNKKVRISFKGLPGSHSEDAALAAYPNCESVPCNEFEDAFKAVELWIADKAVLPIENSSGGSIHRNYDLLLRHRLHIVGEVQITTNLCLLALPGVRAEQLKRVLSHPQALSLSDNALNRLGVVRENVDDTAGAAQYVALNNLRDAGVVAGARAAELYGLNILAEGIQDDLGNVTRYLVLAREPIIPRTDRPYRTSIVFTLDEGPGVLFKVLALFALRDINLTKIESRPQRNCPLRVVDDSNMGSAKYVSLSLSFGSIPLAGFERYFDYLFYIDFEASMAEPRAQLVLGHLQEHATFLRVLGCYPVDVAR
- the LOC111795159 gene encoding mitogen-activated protein kinase kinase kinase 18-like — encoded protein: MEWTRGHVIGQGSSATVFLATASPGGDIFAVKSAEVSLSQSLQREQCFLSSLASPYVVFSRGCDVRTEQSGIVMFNLFMEYLPNGSLADAIRRRGGRLDEAAIGNYTRDLLQGLQYIHSKGLVHCDIKARNVLIGRDGKAKLADFGCAKWATQTEVIGGTPLFMAPEVARGEHQGLASDIWSIGCTIIEMATGGGSPWLNTTDNDPISALYRIGYSGQSPEIPSFLSQKAKDFLEKCFRRNPKERWTAIQLLNHPFLREVNSISTGKKIREVDSDSPTSVVEQGIWRSIEESRFFRPSWSPTEQIRRLAMDSGEARWTEDENWTTIRSEEVGEEERGGGGKGWLAMAMEFIDKKNVRCRISRNDLADNSCTNIISVVHNNINHLCFLTHKHKFVPLIPSLL
- the LOC111795566 gene encoding arogenate dehydratase/prephenate dehydratase 1, chloroplastic-like isoform X2; amino-acid sequence: MMNFASGMALGDASSLWSLIPKTPPPAVALKLESRGGVLGLPASPMTCSIEAEKPPNRTTELQPSVEQPDGNIVWRSNKDIAPFARPLSVSSKSAYPDDNKKVRISFKGLPGSHSEDAALAAYPNCESVPCNEFEDAFKAVELWIADKAVLPIENSSGGSIHRNYDLLLRHRLHIVGEVQITTNLCLLALPGVRAEQLKRVLSHPQALSLSDNALNRLGVVRENVDDTAGAAQYVALNNLRDAGVVAGARAAELYGLNILAEGIQDDLGNVTRYLVLAREPIIPRTDRPYRTSIVFTLDEGPGVLFKVLALFALRDINLTKIESRPQRNCPLRVVDDSNMGSAKYFDYLFYIDFEASMAEPRAQLVLGHLQEHATFLRVLGCYPVDVAR